Proteins encoded by one window of Bacillus sp. DTU_2020_1000418_1_SI_GHA_SEK_038:
- a CDS encoding aspartate aminotransferase family protein, with amino-acid sequence MIKNTSSIQELMDFDKKHFLHPTSPIKQQQDQGPSFIFTEGKGVHLHDMAGNTVIDGMSSLWNVNVGHGREELGKVAMEQMSKLAFSSCFATFSNEPAIRLAAKLAEIAPGDLKATFFTSGGSEANDTAYKLARHYWILKGQPNRKKIISRTKSYHGVAMGSTNATGLKPFRDFTNSFDPDYCYADHFSTQDLRDVIEAEGPESIAAFIAEPVQGAGGLHVAPDGYFKEVRSICDEYGILFITDEVITGFGRTGKYFGIEHYGVVPDMMCFAKGVTSGYAQLGGVMISEKIHQDFTELSTGTLLHGYTYSGHPMACAVALKNIEIIEEENLIKNAEIMGDEMLKGFKWIQGERKIVGKVKGLGLMGGIEIVKDQQTNEKFSAPLAPMIVTEAAKRGLICRSVVFDGQDTLVFAPPLIINKEEMARMLDILHDAIAAIEAEVLKL; translated from the coding sequence ATGATAAAGAATACGAGTAGCATTCAAGAATTAATGGACTTTGATAAGAAACATTTTCTGCATCCAACCTCTCCTATAAAGCAGCAGCAAGATCAGGGGCCATCGTTTATTTTTACAGAAGGGAAAGGGGTACACCTTCACGACATGGCGGGGAATACAGTCATTGATGGCATGTCTTCTCTATGGAATGTGAATGTTGGGCATGGGAGAGAGGAATTGGGGAAAGTGGCGATGGAACAAATGTCCAAGCTAGCATTCTCCTCATGCTTTGCTACATTTAGCAATGAACCTGCGATTCGTTTGGCTGCAAAATTGGCCGAGATTGCACCTGGGGATTTAAAGGCCACATTCTTTACTTCCGGCGGTTCAGAGGCAAATGATACAGCGTATAAACTGGCACGCCATTATTGGATTTTAAAAGGGCAGCCGAATCGAAAAAAGATCATCTCGCGAACGAAGTCCTATCACGGAGTCGCGATGGGTTCGACAAATGCAACTGGCTTGAAGCCGTTCCGTGACTTTACAAACTCATTTGATCCAGATTACTGCTACGCAGATCACTTTTCAACTCAAGATTTGCGTGATGTGATTGAAGCGGAAGGTCCAGAGTCCATTGCGGCGTTTATTGCAGAGCCTGTGCAAGGAGCAGGAGGGCTGCATGTCGCACCAGATGGCTATTTTAAGGAAGTTAGAAGTATTTGTGATGAGTATGGCATTTTATTTATAACAGACGAAGTGATTACAGGATTTGGCCGGACAGGGAAATATTTTGGGATTGAGCATTATGGGGTTGTGCCAGATATGATGTGCTTTGCAAAAGGTGTGACGAGTGGCTACGCCCAATTAGGCGGCGTAATGATTTCTGAAAAAATTCACCAAGATTTTACTGAGCTCTCGACAGGGACACTGTTGCATGGCTATACGTACAGCGGGCACCCAATGGCTTGTGCAGTTGCATTGAAAAATATCGAAATTATTGAAGAGGAAAACCTTATTAAGAATGCTGAAATCATGGGAGACGAAATGCTAAAAGGCTTTAAATGGATTCAAGGCGAGCGTAAAATTGTTGGTAAAGTAAAGGGCCTTGGATTGATGGGCGGCATTGAAATTGTAAAAGATCAACAGACAAATGAGAAATTTTCGGCTCCATTAGCACCAATGATTGTAACCGAAGCGGCAAAGCGGGGCCTGATTTGCAGATCTGTCGTGTTTGATGGCCAGGATACGCTTGTATTTGCGCCGCCGTTAATTATCAATAAAGAAGAGATGGCAAGAATGCTTGATATCCTACATGATGCGATTGCGGCAATTGAAGCTGAGGTTTTAAAGTTATAA
- a CDS encoding biotin-dependent carboxyltransferase family protein, protein MIKVINPGLQTTVQDSGRIGHYEVGMPPSGAMDKYSYFASNLLVGNKENAAVLEITYMGPILEFQQNATVAITGGEMPPKINGEPVPMWETLEVKAGDVLSFDFIKQGARVYLAVAGGIDVPLIMESRSTYTLCGIGGYEGRALQSGDELKIGNDHETAIATGTRISDELIPTFSKTNEVRVVLGLCSYRLTEESKERFFSMEWTVTPEANRVGYRFKGERLNFVEREQPFGAGSNPSNVVDLGYPIGSIQVPDGVEPIALLNDAVTGGGYATICTIISTDLNKMAQIKTNEKVRFVAVDIHEALEIRKDYQNKINQMKQQVLAQAGGLKNG, encoded by the coding sequence ATGATTAAAGTAATCAATCCTGGACTGCAAACGACCGTTCAAGATTCCGGCAGAATTGGCCATTATGAAGTGGGGATGCCGCCGTCAGGAGCCATGGATAAATATTCTTACTTTGCGAGCAATTTACTCGTTGGGAACAAGGAAAATGCGGCCGTTCTTGAAATTACCTATATGGGCCCAATCTTAGAATTTCAGCAAAATGCAACCGTTGCCATTACGGGTGGCGAGATGCCGCCGAAAATCAATGGCGAGCCTGTGCCGATGTGGGAAACGCTTGAAGTAAAGGCTGGAGATGTTCTTTCATTCGATTTTATCAAACAAGGTGCACGTGTGTATTTGGCAGTGGCAGGAGGAATTGACGTGCCGCTAATCATGGAATCACGCTCTACCTATACATTGTGTGGCATTGGAGGCTACGAAGGCCGCGCACTTCAATCTGGGGATGAATTGAAAATTGGCAATGATCACGAAACTGCAATAGCCACCGGAACCCGCATTAGTGATGAACTTATTCCGACATTCTCGAAAACAAATGAAGTCCGTGTTGTTTTAGGACTATGCAGTTATCGGTTGACTGAGGAAAGTAAAGAGCGATTTTTCTCTATGGAATGGACTGTTACACCAGAAGCGAATCGTGTGGGCTATCGATTTAAAGGAGAGCGTTTAAATTTCGTTGAGCGTGAGCAGCCGTTTGGAGCTGGAAGCAATCCATCCAATGTTGTCGATTTAGGCTATCCAATTGGATCCATTCAGGTGCCTGATGGCGTAGAGCCGATTGCCCTCTTAAACGATGCTGTGACAGGCGGAGGATATGCAACGATTTGTACGATTATCAGTACCGATTTAAATAAAATGGCACAAATCAAAACGAATGAAAAAGTTCGATTTGTAGCAGTTGATATCCACGAAGCACTTGAGATCCGCAAAGATTATCAGAATAAAATCAATCAAATGAAGCAGCAAGTATTAGCTCAAGCAGGAGGATTAAAAAATGGCTGA
- a CDS encoding 5-oxoprolinase subunit B family protein, translating into MARYEYGGDEFIFVELSEAMSLETNFQAMAITKTLREENLSGILDICPSNASYMIRFNPDIIHPDELISKLKELEQTVSLESFEITARAVDVPILFEDPWTHEALMRFRDRHQDPTATDLEYVARTNGFQSKEELIKSITDSPYLVSMIGFVPGLPWCYQMVPREQQIEAPKYVRPRTFTPERAFGFGGAFAVIYPVQGAGGYQLFGTAAAPIYEKEQRLHDFKESMTFPRQGDVFRYRSITMEEYEDIRKEVESGEFRYLTKEITFKPQEVLENPKAFSDSVLRRLYA; encoded by the coding sequence TTGGCCCGTTATGAATATGGCGGTGATGAGTTTATTTTTGTTGAATTATCTGAGGCGATGAGCCTAGAAACGAATTTTCAGGCTATGGCGATTACAAAGACATTGAGAGAGGAAAACCTTTCGGGAATTCTGGATATCTGTCCTTCCAATGCATCCTATATGATTCGTTTTAATCCAGATATCATTCACCCAGATGAATTAATTTCAAAATTGAAAGAACTAGAACAGACGGTTTCCTTAGAAAGCTTTGAAATAACAGCCCGTGCTGTGGATGTGCCGATATTATTCGAAGATCCTTGGACACATGAGGCATTAATGCGTTTCAGGGACAGGCATCAGGACCCGACAGCAACAGACCTTGAATATGTGGCCCGTACAAATGGCTTTCAATCTAAAGAAGAACTCATTAAATCGATTACAGATAGCCCGTATCTCGTTTCGATGATCGGGTTTGTTCCGGGATTGCCATGGTGCTATCAAATGGTGCCCCGTGAACAGCAAATCGAAGCGCCAAAATATGTTCGCCCACGTACGTTTACACCAGAAAGAGCATTTGGATTTGGCGGGGCCTTTGCCGTTATATACCCTGTGCAGGGAGCTGGCGGCTACCAACTCTTCGGAACTGCAGCAGCCCCAATTTATGAAAAAGAACAGCGCTTGCATGATTTCAAAGAGTCGATGACCTTCCCTAGACAGGGAGATGTTTTCCGATATCGAAGCATTACGATGGAGGAATACGAGGATATTCGAAAAGAAGTGGAAAGTGGAGAGTTCCGTTATTTAACAAAGGAAATTACATTTAAGCCTCAAGAAGTGCTCGAAAATCCGAAAGCATTTTCAGATTCCGTGTTAAGGAGGTTGTATGCATGA
- a CDS encoding aldehyde dehydrogenase family protein, with translation MNGEWIEASQYVPLSSPYSGKVIAEIPAATVEEIDRGLEAAFNARKIMAAMPSHQRAQILEKVVFLLEKRADEAAEVIATEAAKPISAARTEVARTIQTYKFAAEEAKRIHGETIPLDAAPGGEGRLAYTVREPIGVIGAITPFNFPMNLVAHKVGPAIASGNTVVLKPAGQTPLSAFFIAELFQEAGLPAGALNVVTGSGSIIGEKLVKDDRVQKISFTGSPAVGIGIRNKAGLKRVTLELGSNAAVIIDKEINIDKIISRCVAGAFGFQGQVCISLQRVYIHEDLYEAFVDKFVEATKKLNIGDPLDPATDVSALITEKDVQRTLDWLEEAKQQGAKVAVGGTSEGNILLPTVLLDADPCLKVSCQEVFAPIVLINKVKSVDEAIELVNDSRYGLQAGIYTDNVHTALTAAQQLHVGGVMINDIPTFRVDHMPYGGVKESGVGREGIKYAIEEMTEQKLVVFNRN, from the coding sequence ATGAATGGTGAATGGATCGAGGCAAGTCAGTATGTACCACTAAGCTCTCCTTACAGTGGAAAGGTGATTGCCGAGATTCCAGCAGCAACGGTGGAAGAGATTGATAGAGGATTAGAGGCTGCTTTTAACGCAAGAAAAATAATGGCGGCTATGCCAAGCCATCAACGAGCGCAAATATTAGAAAAAGTAGTATTCCTATTAGAGAAGAGGGCTGATGAGGCAGCTGAAGTTATTGCCACTGAGGCTGCCAAGCCAATATCTGCGGCAAGGACGGAAGTAGCCCGCACGATTCAAACATATAAATTTGCTGCTGAAGAAGCGAAGCGTATTCATGGGGAAACGATTCCGCTTGATGCGGCACCTGGCGGGGAAGGAAGACTGGCCTACACCGTGCGGGAACCAATTGGAGTGATTGGCGCGATAACCCCTTTTAATTTTCCAATGAATTTAGTCGCACACAAGGTAGGGCCAGCTATTGCTTCAGGGAATACTGTTGTTTTGAAACCTGCTGGTCAAACTCCGTTATCGGCGTTTTTCATTGCTGAATTATTCCAAGAAGCGGGATTGCCGGCTGGTGCCTTGAATGTTGTAACAGGCAGTGGATCGATCATTGGTGAAAAGCTTGTGAAAGACGACCGGGTCCAAAAGATTTCATTTACCGGAAGTCCTGCGGTGGGGATTGGAATCCGGAATAAAGCGGGGTTAAAGCGTGTTACGCTGGAGTTAGGTTCGAATGCCGCGGTCATTATTGATAAAGAGATTAATATTGATAAAATTATTTCGCGTTGTGTAGCAGGCGCATTCGGCTTTCAAGGCCAGGTTTGCATTTCCTTGCAGCGTGTATATATTCATGAAGATTTATATGAGGCTTTTGTTGACAAATTTGTTGAAGCAACGAAGAAGCTGAATATTGGCGATCCGCTTGATCCGGCGACAGATGTTTCCGCTTTAATTACGGAAAAAGATGTACAGCGGACGCTTGATTGGCTGGAGGAAGCGAAACAGCAGGGAGCTAAGGTGGCTGTAGGTGGAACATCGGAGGGGAATATTTTATTGCCGACTGTTCTCTTAGATGCTGATCCTTGTCTAAAGGTATCCTGTCAGGAAGTATTTGCCCCGATTGTGCTGATTAATAAAGTGAAATCTGTGGATGAGGCCATTGAGCTTGTGAATGATTCCCGGTATGGGCTCCAGGCTGGTATCTATACGGATAACGTCCATACCGCACTAACTGCAGCACAGCAGCTACATGTAGGAGGAGTCATGATCAATGACATTCCAACCTTCCGAGTGGACCACATGCCATACGGCGGTGTTAAAGAAAGTGGAGTTGGCCGGGAAGGTATAAAATATGCGATTGAAGAAATGACTGAGCAGAAGCTAGTTGTTTTTAATAGAAATTAA
- a CDS encoding urease subunit gamma produces MHLLPREIDKLMIVVAADLAKRRKDRGLKLNHPEAVALITYEVMEGARDGKTVAELMEYGATILSREDVMDGIPEMINDIQVEVTFPDGTKLVTVHSPIR; encoded by the coding sequence ATGCATCTATTGCCACGGGAAATTGACAAGCTCATGATTGTAGTGGCTGCAGATCTTGCCAAACGCCGGAAGGATAGAGGATTAAAACTAAACCATCCGGAGGCAGTAGCTCTTATTACCTATGAGGTAATGGAGGGGGCAAGAGATGGAAAAACAGTCGCCGAGCTTATGGAGTATGGAGCAACTATTTTATCAAGAGAAGATGTTATGGACGGAATACCAGAAATGATTAATGATATTCAAGTCGAAGTGACATTTCCAGATGGAACCAAATTGGTTACAGTACACAGTCCTATTAGATAA
- a CDS encoding acetyl-CoA carboxylase — MAEQKTVLTPIPGVFYRKPAPDKDVYIKEGAQVKVGDVIGLVEVMKNFYEIKAENEGVLAQFFVEDEDLLDAGQEIAVIIEQ, encoded by the coding sequence ATGGCTGAACAAAAAACAGTACTAACACCAATCCCGGGGGTATTCTATCGCAAACCAGCTCCAGATAAAGATGTGTATATAAAGGAAGGAGCCCAAGTAAAAGTGGGCGATGTGATTGGCCTTGTAGAGGTTATGAAAAATTTTTATGAAATAAAAGCAGAGAATGAAGGAGTTCTTGCGCAATTCTTTGTTGAGGATGAGGACCTTCTCGATGCAGGTCAGGAAATAGCAGTCATCATTGAACAGTAA
- a CDS encoding urease subunit beta: protein MLPGEYVLKDEDIIINEGKEVFIISVTNTGDRPVQVGSHFHFYEVNDALKFEREKAYGKRLNIPAGAAVRFEPGDEKEIQLIQFAGERRVYGFNNKVDGSLESEDNK, encoded by the coding sequence ATGCTGCCAGGAGAATACGTCTTAAAAGATGAAGATATTATCATTAATGAAGGAAAAGAAGTCTTTATTATTTCTGTTACAAATACGGGTGACCGCCCAGTTCAAGTAGGTTCACACTTTCATTTTTACGAAGTGAATGATGCTCTTAAATTTGAGAGGGAAAAAGCTTACGGGAAAAGATTAAATATTCCTGCCGGAGCAGCTGTGCGTTTTGAGCCAGGTGATGAAAAGGAGATCCAGCTTATACAATTTGCTGGTGAACGCCGCGTTTACGGTTTCAATAATAAGGTAGATGGCTCTTTAGAAAGTGAGGATAATAAATGA